The segment AGCCGAGATGTTCTTTCAGAGGGACTTCCGACTGGCTAGTTAACATGGCAATGTCCCCTTCTTAGCCAGTTAGCTCTCAAGTCATCTTGCCAACGGGTGCTTTGAACAGAACTCCGACAATCAGAGTTTGCAACTGGCTCTAAAGGGAGGCTTCCCACTTCGATCCAAGAGGTTGAATGATGATTCCTGGATTTGCTCATGTATTCAATGAGTGGTGATTCAGCCGTGGTTATAACAATTGCCGTTCCAAGACGGGAACGAGAGTAGTCTTGCGAAGAGTTCGTTTCTGATATGCCTCCATAGGGAACACGCGCAAGAGCGTCCATGTACCGTTCGTAATTCCGGTGATTTCCTCCCAACTGATAGATTTCTCCACTCATGTCACAAAGAACATACGCGTTCTGCCGAACAAGTGATTCCACAACGCTCGCCGCTATTGAAAGCACTTCCTCCACTTTCCGGTCCCACGCCGGAGAGCGTTCTAGATAACTACAAATATCGACAATCACCTCTGCGGAAGCCGATGCGGGAGATTGCCGCTCGTTCACAATCAGCGACTGCATTCGTGCTGTTTGGCCCCAATGAATTCGACGCAGGGAATCTCCTTCACGAAAGGCTCTCGTTCCAATCAAGTCTCCTAAGTCTCCTGCTTTTCGATCAGTCATATTCTGTTCGTGAAAATCGAGTGAGCTTGAATCAGGAAGGCCTTCCAGACGAACCGTTTCCGGCCACACGATCAATTCTCCAAGACATGATATTGGGGAACGGCAGGTGAATAGTCCCAACGGAAAACTGGTTTCAATTTGTGGCGTTTCTAGCGGATAGACTCCACGTTGCTCGGGCGAAAATTCCCAACTGAACTCAGCGGTTGTCCAGGCGGACATCCGAGTGAGAGAGAAGCCGTTTACCCTCTGGGATTCTGGGAAGAAGCCTTTGGACACCATCAACCCCCAAAGTGGCCATGGCCATTTGTTGGTCAACTTCAGGCTGACCTGAACCCGCTGTCCGACTCGTGTCCGGCGCGTTCCCATGGTCAAATCACCACGGAGTCCACGCACAGTGATGAACGGCCAGACAATGGCGATTAGCAGCACTACTGTCATGGCGAGCATCGCCAGGAATACCGTTTGATTCATGAACAGCGCGAGCAACAAAGCGCTCAAAATTCCTCCGCCAATCAAGGCCAGCGGATGCTTCAACCAGTAAACAAATTTATTCACTTGCGGGCAGAAGTCACGTGTCAGTAGATCATGAAATCGCTTGCTGAAAGTGTGAGTCGATGTTGAACCATTTAGTTCGGAAACGCTGGTGGACATAACGCACCTCATATCGGGGTGAGAATTCCATTGGGAAAAGACAACGCGAGCGATAGAGAGGTATGCACGCATAATATGCGGAATTCCTCTGATCTCACGTTCCACGAATAATCCTCAGAGAAGCGGGCCAACCGTCGGGCGGCAGCCGTTCGCTTTCTCGTCGTTAATCGCCGTCCTGCCTTTACAGAATAAGACGCAAGCATGCCTGTCAGCCTGACCTACGGTTATTCAGACATGCTCAACCCTCACTCATGGCGCGAGCAAGTTAGCCTGAAGATAGAAAGGCGACGTAAAACGCGGATCAAAATGGAGCTTCTAACCTTCAAAGAGCTTAGAAACTGCGCAGCGTAGACCCGATGCGTAAATACATTCCGTTAAAAGAAGGACGCTTAGCTCAGCGTCGGAGGTCCGCGGCGGTTGAAAGCAACAACAACGCGACGACATTCCTGTTGATAATCAGAAATCGCAGCGTACGTGACCGCCTGAAAGAGAGAGGGCGACTCAACTTGGAGAGTCACACGGGACGACAGGCCGAAGAACTGACAAACGAGGCAGTGGTCTGCGTCATGAGAAGGACGGGGCTGCAATGGTACAGACGAGTCATCTGCTACCGGTACATGACACGAATGCTGACCATGATGGTGGTGACTATGATGACCGTGAGAACAATGAGCATGTTCACCTGAAGGCAAAGTCGATTCGTGCACGACAGAATGCGAATGAGTGCAGACCCCTAGCCATTCCTGCACGGCATGCGTCCCCGCGTTACCCAACAGGGCTACGGTCACAAAGGCCGAGATGAATAGACTACGAAACAGCATGAGAAACCTGTTTTTCTGACAAAACCTAAATGCAAACTTATTGCACCTGCATTATATGCTACCAAGACCTACGCCAATGAAAAGTGAAATGTGCGAAAAATCAATTATTTAAATTGAAACGACGTAAGTCGTAAAAGACTCGCAACGAATTCGCTCAGCTCCCCACGTGGGGTTTTCGTTCGCAAACCTCAGAATCTGTTCGACGATCTCCTGTCGAATACGAGGTCGACCAACACGAGGTTTATTTGAAGTGTAATTCCATTTCCGGGCAATCAACTCCCGGTGCCAGCGGAGGATGGTATCAGGAGTAAAGATCGCGCTGAGTTCACTCAGCAACTTCCGGTCGAGCATTTTCCCTTTGACCGCCAGGCGACGACGCTGTTCGTCAGTGAGCAGAATGCGTTTCTTGCCGACCTTTTCGCGGAGGATACTATTTTCGGTCTTGAGATATTCAATCGCCAATTGCTGTTCGCGATTCACCCAACTTACCAGAGCGAAAACCAGCAGGTTCCAAGGCTGCATCACAGTTTCCATCTATTCAGTTACCAAAGTGCAGGGGAGGGTTACTTTGGAACTCTAACCGCTGGCCGTCAGTACCAAACCATGAATCAGGAATTAATGACCTCTTCCTCAATCAGAAATAACGGTTACTCTGATTGTCCTGGCGAACAGAGTCAGGAGATCGTCCGAGAACAGGGGTAGCCCGTCGCTCACAGACACCTTAATTAGTAGCGTTTTAAGTTCGGCTGAGTTTTTTTTCGGTACGGGGGTCAGTATCTGGGGAAGATGGCCGGGGTCGGGAAGCGGTTTTCATGGCTAGCTTTCCAATCTTGCAGATACTCCTCACGGGGTACGCGCAGGTCGGGCCAAATCGCAGGGCGGACACGGACGACTCTTCCGGGGCGAATACCTTCGGTGATGAGATCGGTCTCAAAGCGAATCTGGGTTCCGCTGCTTCCCAGTGGAGCCTCGCCGTCCGACTTGATGACATCCAGGATAGGGCCTTTTGAGGCCATTTGAGAGGTGCCCGCCGAACCCCCGGCCCAATGCTTCAACGTGTTTTCGGATGCGGCCATCAGGGCCTGGCTCCCTTTCTTAAAATCCACGTAGAGAGAGGAATCCATGCCGCCGAACAAGGTCGCGGTCACGGTGGCGCGGCCGAACTTACCATACTCGACGGAATCGACCCAGGCAGGCATCCAGCGACTGCGGATGAAGGCTTTGTGTGTTTCGGTCTGATTGCGAGCGGCGCACTGCATCGCGGTGTCGTCCAGCCAGATGTCCGATATGTGGAACCGGGTGAACACACTGTCTGGAGTGGGCTTCCAGGTGATCCCGAGCAGGACGGCCTGGCCTTCGAGGGATTTCTTTCCACTGGAGGGCCAGATGCCCTCGACGATCAGGTCCTGGATCCCGAGGAATTCGCGGCCGCGCCAAATGCGGGTGGCGGCATCGAAGGTCAACGCTTCCTCGTTGGCTTTGTCGTCTTCACCTGTTTTTGATTGGCGACTGGCGACGATCGTCCCTTGGTTGTTCCGGATGTTTAAATGCTTCAGTTTCCAGACTTTGCCCTCGCGAAGGCAGTAGCTGGGCTCATCTTCAAGCAAGAGGACGTGGTTCTCGGCGGGGAAGATACCCGCGCCACGATTGTGGTTCGCATCTTTTGTTTTATTATCGACCGGCAATACCGGCACGGCAGAAATTTTTGGATCGGGCGGGAGAAAAGCATGGACGTGCATCACGGTGCCGAGCGGGACGTCGTACAGATCCGCCGGTGCCCCATGATAGCGAATGATGCCGTAGGGGAGCATGGCAAAAGGGTGCGGATTGTTTCGGCAAAACATTCCCGTTCCTTGCACACGAATGCTGCCACGGCGGTTGGCATGATCCACGAACACGAGTTCGCCCCGGTAGGAGTGCGCCTTTTCCAGAGAGGGAAACTTTCCCGCCTCGGGGCGGAACGGCTCGTCGGCAGCGTTGGCATTGCCCGCGAGCAGGGACACACACAGGTACAGAACGGCGACATAGCAGATAGATTTGAGTTGTGTCATAGTTCGATCACCTTGTTGCTATCGCCAAAATTGTCAGTTTCCACCCCCATGTGTTGGGCCATGAGGAGCAGCAGGTTACTCATGTGGGCGTTGGGGTTCGCGGGGCGGCTACAGAGCCCGTAATGTTCACGGGGTTTGTCGAGTTGGTAACCGCCGAAGTGCCCCTGATTGAAGTCGAGATGACTGCCATGCTTCAGGCCGAGGTCCGAACCGCCAGCGAATACTAGCGGGAGGTTAGCGTTTCCATGGCTGTGGCCGTAGGACATACCGCTGCCAAAGAGTGCCATCGTCGAGCCAAGGAGCGGCTTGCCGTTGACGTCCTTCGTCTCCTTAAGCCGCGACAGGAAGTAGCTGAACTGCTCAATTGCGAACGTATCGTAGTTGGTGAGCTTCTCCATGTAACCTGGATCGCCGCCGTGGTGGCTGAGCTGATGGCGGGACTCGGTAATGCCGATTTCAGGAATGGCAATCGCTTGACCTTCGCCGCCCAGGCTGAAGGTGACTACGCGTGTTACATCGGTTTGAAAGGCGAGCACCATCAGGTCGTAGACGGTGCGGAAATAGTCGCCTGCCTGGGTTTCGGCGATGTCCCGGTTGGTCCGTTTGCGGTCGGCGTCGGAGATGTCAGGTAGCGGCGTGTCGAGCCAGGCTTCGGCCCGCCGTGTGCGGATCTCTGCCTCACGAACCGAGGTGAGGTATTGGTCGAGTCGTCCTTTGTCGGCCGCTCCTATCTTTTGCTCAAGCCGACGTACTTCCGCTAGGTTGTCATCGAGGACGCTGGCTTTACGACGCAGGGCCCTGCGTTGGACTGCGATGCCGCCTTTCGGTTCCTCGAAGAGAGACGCGAAGATCTCACTGCAACGACGCATCGCCGGAAGCCGAACGCCGTCTGCGGTCCAGGCGAGGGAATCCTGCGTAATGGCGATTTCCATGGACGGGTAGCGAGTGTGCTTCGCGGTGACTTCGGCCATCTTCTGGTCCACGGAGATCGTGTTGCGGTCGGAAGGGCCGAGCTTTCCGCCGGTTAGCCAGATATTGATGCAGTTGTGGTGGTGGCCGAGGCTTCCCGGATGATGCAGACCGCTGATAGGCGTGATGACCTGGCGGTGCTTCTCCAGAGGCTTGAGCGACTGGGAAAACTCGTAATCCCGGCCCGGCTTGGTGATCTGATAGTTCAGTGAATGGACGCCGTTCGCGAGGTAGATAAAAGCGCTGCGCCGAGGCGTGGAGGGGTGTTCGGCCGCGTTGAGCGGGATCATGCATTCGAGCATGGGCAGGGCGATGCAGGTTCCCATTGCACGGAGGGCAAGGCGGCGGTCGATCAACCAGGATTGAGTTCGAATGTTGCTCATTGCTATTATTCCTGTCTTACGCTTCGGGTTACCAATGTTTTGAAACTGGTGCTGACAGCGATTTGATTATCGTTTTCTCATTAGATCCGACAAGGCCACGGCACGTACGATGTCTTTGATTCGGTATTCGTGTTTCTTCGCTTCTTCTTGAATTACATTGAGATCGTCCTGGTCATCGACGGTGAGGACACGGCGGAGCGCGTAGGTGCAGAGGTGTTCGATGAAGGCTCGCGCGACTTTGTCACGGTCCTCAAGCACCAACCGCTTGAATTGGACGGTATCAGTGAACGGACGACCGTCTGGCATGACGCCGGAGGCATCAACCAATGGATCTTCCCCCACGCCCGTGGGAACTCGCTCGCGGGTCCGCCACTGGCCGATGGCATCATACCGGTCAAAGGCCAGCCCAAACGGATCGATGTTGCGGTGGCACGAAGCGCAGTTTGCGTTCTTAGCGTGTGCTTCAATTCTTTGCCGGATGGTGATCTTGGTGCCCTTGGGCGGAATGGGTTCGATTGGATCGACATTGGCTGGCGGTGGCGGCGGAGTTTTATTGAAGATCGTTTCGCTGACCCAGACACCACGATGTACCGGACGGTGTCGCGTTCCGTCTGAGGTCAACCCGAGTACCGCGCCCATGGTGAGTAAGCCGCCGCGATTGTCCTTAGGCTCGAGCGAGACACGTTGGAAGCCGTCCTGCTCTGGCTCGGTTAGTCCGTAAAAATCGCAGAGCCGTGCGTTGGCCATCGTCCAATCGGAATCGAGGAAGCCCTCGATGGGCAGATTATTCGCGAGCATCTCGCGGAAATACTCGACCGGCTCGGCGTGCATACTTGTCTCGAGCCAGTCGTCGTAACTGGGGTAAAGCTTCTTATCCGGCGGGAACATGCCCACGCGGTGCAGCTGCAACCACTGCCGCGAAAAGTCGTCGATGAAGCGGTTTATCCGGCTGTCCGTCAGTATGCGGTCGACTTGTTTTTCCAAGCCCTCGCCATGCAAGGTACCGCTTTTGGCAGCGGCGTAGAGGGCGTTGTCGGGCATCGAACTCCATAGGAAATACGAGAGACGCGAGGCGAACTCCCAGTCGGTGAGACGTTCGCGAGTCTTTGGATCGCCCTCGACAAGGTAGATGAAGTTTCTGGACGTCAGCACGCCCTGCAGTGCGATTCGATAGGCATCGGCGGTCTTTTCCCCCGCCTTGCGTTCGGCGTGATAGGATTGTAGATACTCTTCCAGTTCCTCCTTCTTCACTGGTCGCCGCCAGGCGCGTTCGGCAAAGCGTTGCAAGTGCTCGGCGACTATCTCGGGTGTGGCGTCGTCGGGTGGCAGCACGCCTTTTCGTCGTGATTTTTCGGTGTCCGCAACCAGGGGTCCTTCCCATTCGATCCAATCGAGGAGCACCGTCGAGAAAATGCCGTTCCCTTTGTCATCGAACATCTGCGGGGCATTGGGGTTTAAGAGCAGGGTCTCGCTGCTGTGCGTGAATATATAACTACCCCTCTTGGAGAGTGCATTGCGGAAGGCAGCGCCACTTCTTCTGTCCACAACATCGGTAGCCACCACGCAGAAATACAGTGTCGCTGGCATCTCGAGGAACACCTCGAACTCATAAACCTGCGGACTGTCCTCTGGTGCCGTTATGTCAAATTCGATGAGGCCGTCTACGGTCTCCTCACCGGTCTTCTTCCCGATGCTAAAGTGGGCAGGCTGACCGCCGGGCGGGCGAGTTCCGCTGGCCTGAAGGCGGAGTTTATACAAACCGCTGAGCTCCGGGCCGGTCTTCCCAAACCAGTGAGGCAAAAGTGCGGGCTGAAGTTGACCGGGGAAGTGAAGGTAACGCAGTGGTCGTTTAATTCCCAACCGGTCCAGTGCCTCCTGCTGGATCTTCGCGCCGCCGTAACGCAACTCCGCAGCAGTCTTGTGGATTTTGCGAGCCTCGCCCGACGTGCCGGGGAATGCGCGTTCGAGCACGATGTCCGCCGCGCGGTAATAACGGTCCACATGCGAAGGCGAAAGCGAAAGTTGCGACCCGATGCGCTCAATCCCGTGCCACAGCGTATCCTCATTCAACTCTCCTGGTTTGGCAGGGTCGTAACGCACTCCGAGTAGATCGTAGATTGTGTTTTGATATTCCTTCCGACTCAGTCGATAATGTGCCACCGTTGGCCGCGCCGCCAAGCGGGCCGCCCGGCCTTCCTTGAGCAGCGAGTTGAGATTCGTGACGAAGGCCGTAATCTCGTTTTGAGTCGGCTGCGGTTCATCTTCTGGTGGCATCTCGCCGCTGTTGACCTTATCGAGCACTTCTGCCCAATTGTGAGTGTCCACCCCCGCCTTGAAGTCGCGCGACAGTCGGTCGATCCGAATGTCGCCTTCCTCCCTCTGAGAGCTATGGCAGCGGACGCAGTACTTTTTCAGAAACGCCTCAAACGGTTCCGCAGCCGAGGCTGACGCGATGCCGAACAGGCATGCAATGATTAGGAAACACAATCGGATCATGTTGATTCAGGTGAGTTTATTTGGGAGGAGAGATTGAGACGCGACAGCAAAAACAGTAGCCTCATTCTACCGACACGGCTACCGTAATGTGAGCATTAAATTTAACCGAATCCCTAACTCTCACTCACCAAGATTGGGCTTTAACAAGCGAAGCGGGACTTCGCAGACTCATGTTCACAAGACAATGAGCAATTTACCGCCCGAGATCTCTCTCCAAGAACAGATAGTGGAACGACCACCGTCTTCCTCTTTAAAAGATCAAATCTGCAAGTCTCACGGCGAACATAACGCATACGCTCCACGCGATCAGACTCAAAGGGCATCACTTCGAGCGCGTATCGTAAATTTATTCAGCCGACGTTGAAAACGAGTGATTCCAAGCGGTTATATCTCTGGAGAGTGGTAGATTTCGCACGAGATCCGTTTCACGACTTGAACTCCGCCATCAGATTCGATGCAAAAATGACCTTCCGAGCGCAACGGTATCGCGGAATCACAACACTAGGACCGACATCTTTTCGAGGCTGATTCAAGCTGCGTCGCGGTAGTAATACTTGAGCAGACCGCCGAGACGTTCGCGGCATTCGATCTTGCCGGCAACGCATCCAACTTCTTCATCAGGATCAATCAACTGATTGTCGAGTCCCTGATGATTCCGCTCGAAATGGTAGTGAGCAACGTATTCTTTCAGGGCCCGTTCGAGTGAGTGTTGCCCGAAGAAAATCATCTTGTCCAGGCATTCGGATTTCAGGCTTCTCATGAATCGTTCGAGATACGCATTCATGTTGGGGCTCTTCGGTGGTAGAAGAACTGGTTCGATGTTGGTCATCTTGTGAAGATATGTACGGAATGGTTGAAAGCTACCATCGCGATCAAGAATAAGATGTGTGGCGTTCTCCAGGTATTCATCACTACCGGTCAGGTTACGTGCAACCTGAGTTACCCATTGCTTGTTGGGATTAGTCGTAATTCCTGCGATCTCAACACGGCGTGATTTCAATTCCATTACCACCATGATGTAAAACGTAGTCAGCCCCGTTTTCGTCCAGACTTCGACCGTTGTGAAATCGACGGCGAAGATGGTTTCCCAATGAGCTTTGAGGAATGTCTGCCAGGACATCGAAGCGGGGCGGTTAGGTACGGGTTCGATTCCATTCGCTTTAAGTACATTCCTGACGGTTGTGTATGTGATGTGGTAGCCGACATTTGCCAAAGCACCCTGGATTCGATCAGCTCCCCAAGTGGGGTTCTGTTTCGCGAAACGAAGCATCTGTTCAACAACCTCCTGTCGAATGCGGGGTCGGCCTACACGCGGTTTGTCCGACGAATAATCCCACTTCCGGGCGATCAGTTCTCGATGCCAGCGGAGAATCGTATCAGGTGTGAAGATGGTTCCGATTTCACGCAGTAACTTCCGTCCGAGTGCCTTTCCTTTTGCAGCCAGACGTCCTCTCTGGTCGTCATTGAGCAGGATGCGTTTCTTTCCGAGCTTCTCCCGGAGGACGCGGTTTTCGGCCTGCAGGTACTCGATCGCCTGCTGTTGTTCGCGATTGATCCA is part of the Polystyrenella longa genome and harbors:
- a CDS encoding DUF58 domain-containing protein, producing MSTSVSELNGSTSTHTFSKRFHDLLTRDFCPQVNKFVYWLKHPLALIGGGILSALLLALFMNQTVFLAMLAMTVVLLIAIVWPFITVRGLRGDLTMGTRRTRVGQRVQVSLKLTNKWPWPLWGLMVSKGFFPESQRVNGFSLTRMSAWTTAEFSWEFSPEQRGVYPLETPQIETSFPLGLFTCRSPISCLGELIVWPETVRLEGLPDSSSLDFHEQNMTDRKAGDLGDLIGTRAFREGDSLRRIHWGQTARMQSLIVNERQSPASASAEVIVDICSYLERSPAWDRKVEEVLSIAASVVESLVRQNAYVLCDMSGEIYQLGGNHRNYERYMDALARVPYGGISETNSSQDYSRSRLGTAIVITTAESPLIEYMSKSRNHHSTSWIEVGSLPLEPVANSDCRSSVQSTRWQDDLRANWLRRGHCHVN
- a CDS encoding DUF1552 domain-containing protein; the protein is MSNIRTQSWLIDRRLALRAMGTCIALPMLECMIPLNAAEHPSTPRRSAFIYLANGVHSLNYQITKPGRDYEFSQSLKPLEKHRQVITPISGLHHPGSLGHHHNCINIWLTGGKLGPSDRNTISVDQKMAEVTAKHTRYPSMEIAITQDSLAWTADGVRLPAMRRCSEIFASLFEEPKGGIAVQRRALRRKASVLDDNLAEVRRLEQKIGAADKGRLDQYLTSVREAEIRTRRAEAWLDTPLPDISDADRKRTNRDIAETQAGDYFRTVYDLMVLAFQTDVTRVVTFSLGGEGQAIAIPEIGITESRHQLSHHGGDPGYMEKLTNYDTFAIEQFSYFLSRLKETKDVNGKPLLGSTMALFGSGMSYGHSHGNANLPLVFAGGSDLGLKHGSHLDFNQGHFGGYQLDKPREHYGLCSRPANPNAHMSNLLLLMAQHMGVETDNFGDSNKVIEL
- a CDS encoding DUF1592 domain-containing protein, with the translated sequence MIRLCFLIIACLFGIASASAAEPFEAFLKKYCVRCHSSQREEGDIRIDRLSRDFKAGVDTHNWAEVLDKVNSGEMPPEDEPQPTQNEITAFVTNLNSLLKEGRAARLAARPTVAHYRLSRKEYQNTIYDLLGVRYDPAKPGELNEDTLWHGIERIGSQLSLSPSHVDRYYRAADIVLERAFPGTSGEARKIHKTAAELRYGGAKIQQEALDRLGIKRPLRYLHFPGQLQPALLPHWFGKTGPELSGLYKLRLQASGTRPPGGQPAHFSIGKKTGEETVDGLIEFDITAPEDSPQVYEFEVFLEMPATLYFCVVATDVVDRRSGAAFRNALSKRGSYIFTHSSETLLLNPNAPQMFDDKGNGIFSTVLLDWIEWEGPLVADTEKSRRKGVLPPDDATPEIVAEHLQRFAERAWRRPVKKEELEEYLQSYHAERKAGEKTADAYRIALQGVLTSRNFIYLVEGDPKTRERLTDWEFASRLSYFLWSSMPDNALYAAAKSGTLHGEGLEKQVDRILTDSRINRFIDDFSRQWLQLHRVGMFPPDKKLYPSYDDWLETSMHAEPVEYFREMLANNLPIEGFLDSDWTMANARLCDFYGLTEPEQDGFQRVSLEPKDNRGGLLTMGAVLGLTSDGTRHRPVHRGVWVSETIFNKTPPPPPANVDPIEPIPPKGTKITIRQRIEAHAKNANCASCHRNIDPFGLAFDRYDAIGQWRTRERVPTGVGEDPLVDASGVMPDGRPFTDTVQFKRLVLEDRDKVARAFIEHLCTYALRRVLTVDDQDDLNVIQEEAKKHEYRIKDIVRAVALSDLMRKR
- a CDS encoding integrase core domain-containing protein translates to MNFQMQHWHLLVLALASWINREQQQAIEYLQAENRVLREKLGKKRILLNDDQRGRLAAKGKALGRKLLREIGTIFTPDTILRWHRELIARKWDYSSDKPRVGRPRIRQEVVEQMLRFAKQNPTWGADRIQGALANVGYHITYTTVRNVLKANGIEPVPNRPASMSWQTFLKAHWETIFAVDFTTVEVWTKTGLTTFYIMVVMELKSRRVEIAGITTNPNKQWVTQVARNLTGSDEYLENATHLILDRDGSFQPFRTYLHKMTNIEPVLLPPKSPNMNAYLERFMRSLKSECLDKMIFFGQHSLERALKEYVAHYHFERNHQGLDNQLIDPDEEVGCVAGKIECRERLGGLLKYYYRDAA